In Spea bombifrons isolate aSpeBom1 chromosome 12, aSpeBom1.2.pri, whole genome shotgun sequence, the following proteins share a genomic window:
- the TIMM8B gene encoding mitochondrial import inner membrane translocase subunit Tim8 B encodes MADFDSNMDLSGVGSSAETAELRRMIAVEQQKAQFTAQVHNFMDVCWDKCMDKPGTKLDSRTESCLVSCVDRFIDTTLSITNRFAQLVQKGAH; translated from the exons ATGGCAGACTTTGATTCCAACATGGATTTGTCGGGGGTTGGCAGTTCAGCTGAAACGGCAGAGCTTCGGAGAATGATCGCCGTGGAGCAGCAGAAGGCGCAGTTCACAGCCCAG GTCCATAACTTTATGGATGTGTGCTGGGACAAGTGTATGGATAAGCCCGGGACAAAGTTGGACTCGCGGACTGAGAGCTGCTTGGTTAGCTGCGTGGACCGATTCATTGACACAACGCTGTCCATCACCAACCGTTTTGCCCAATTAGTGCAGAAAGGAGCACATTAA
- the LOC128470566 gene encoding izumo sperm-egg fusion protein 1-like, translating into MPDSQVSGCLKCHQDAERKLEQFQKILKNKHVADFKKVHAYITKGISDITDHFADLLLDKFAISQLVEQLDNPVQTIGASVAEGTHYMNTIDASLKHLKANFSAIFNQFMSERDKACGLMIQTLTSCKNCEEVKVPCMGGHSQCNEKMDKCSLCFCTADNNKCKDVQSGKSCKPCRGRESCMTEILKCGDRTTDVIKGQEVIFDCSLNWHVDVGEPIQYVFKKVVNHKSETLSIRDQPFLEKKDVDFGDAGEYTCTAQTKTKTPVSTLSYRVNVSKGPGMSPNATETPINLDVEIVEQGIFLIGMIVFGCLIIIFSVGIRLDMDLFGQLSNSKFRSLNM; encoded by the exons ATGCCTGATTCCCAGGTTTCAGGCTGCCTAAAATGTCATCAGGACGCCGAAAGAAAGCTTGAGCAGTTTCaaaaaattttgaaaaacaagCATGTGGCAGATTTTAAAAAAGTCCATGCTTACATAACCAAGGGAATAAGTGACATAACAGATCACTTTGCAGATCTTCTACTTG ATAAATTTGCTATTTCCCAATTGGTTGAACAACTTGACAATCCTGTGCAGACGATCGGTGCCTCAGTTGCTGAAG GAACTCACTACATGAACACAATCGATGCGAGTTTGAAACACCTTAAAGCAAACTTCAGTGCCATCTTTAACCAGTTTATGTCAGAAA gGGATAAAGCATGTG GCTTGATGATCCAAACTCTCACAAGCTGTAAGAACTGTGAAGAGGTAAAGGTACCGTGCATGGGAGGTCATAGCCAATGTAATG aAAAGATGGATAAGTGTTCGCTATGCTTTTGTACTGCAGACAACAATAAATGCAAAG ATGTGCAGAGTGGGAAATCCTGCAAACCTTGTAGAGGGCGCGAATCCTGTATGACCGAAATACTGAAATGTGGAG atcGGACTACAGACGTAATCAAAGGTCAAGAAGTAATCTTTGATTGTAGTTTAAATTGGCACGTCGATGTGGGGGAACCAATCCAGTACGTCTTTAAGAAG GTAGTAAATCACAAAAGTGAAACATTGAGCATCAGAGACCAGCCCTTCTTGGAGAAAAAGGATGTTGACTTTGGTGATGCGGGAGAATATACTTGTACTGCCCAAACGAAGACCAAGACACCGGTCAGCACCCTGTCTTATAGAGTGAACG TTTCAAAAGGGCCAGGAATGTCCCCAAACGCGACAGAAACCCCCATTAATTTAGACGTGGAGATTGTGGAACAAGGCATCTTCCTGATCGGAATGATTGTATTCGGttgtttgattataatattttcTGTGGGAATACG GCTGGACATGGatttatttgggcagctaagtAACAGCAAATTTAGAAGCCTTAACATGTAA
- the SDHD gene encoding succinate dehydrogenase [ubiquinone] cytochrome b small subunit, mitochondrial, which yields MASLVRISSLCRAAGPLTFNKLLLIRPVTVVPQDRLALQTSQIHVTPIRQGGSKAASLHWTSERALSVFLLGLLPAAYLYPGAAMDYSLAAALTLHGHWGIGQVLTDYVHGDTKVKLANTGLFAVSALTFAGLCYFNYHDVGICKAVAMLWSL from the exons ATGGCGTCTTTAGTGAGAATAAGTTCTCTGTGTAGGGCAGCTGGAC cATTAACATTCAACAAATTATTGCTGATCAGACCTGTGACTGTTGTCCCACAAGACCGCCTTGCACTTCAAACTTCTCAGATCCATGTTACCCCGATCCGGCAAG GTGGCTCAAAGGCTGCCTCGCTGCACTGGACAAGTGAAAGAGCCTTGAGTGTGTTTCTCCTTGGGCTCTTACCTGCAGCATACCTATATCCTGGAGCTGCAATGGATTACTCGCTGGCTGCAGCCCTCACCCTCCATGGGCACTG GGGCATTGGACAAGTGTTGACAGATTACGTCCACGGAGACACAAAGGTTAAGTTGGCCAACACAGGTCTCTTCGCAGTTTCAGCCTTGACCTTTGCAGGCCTTTGTTACTTCAACTACCATGATGTGGGCATCTGCAAAGCGGTAGCCATGCTTTGGAGCCTGTAA